DNA from Aggregatimonas sangjinii:
ATGGCGTCATCCTCACCTAAGTACTTGATGGTGGCTTTGCCATAAGGGGTATTCATTTTCATTAATTCATTGAATTCGGGATTTTTAAGAATGGCCTTCACTTTCGTTTTCTCGGTGGTATAGGCATCCTCGTTGGTATCGTCTTTCTTAAAAGCCAAGACATTCATTTTATTGAGCGACTCGAGTGCCTCTTTTTCCTCCCCGCTAAGGTCTGCCTTCTTTAAGTTCAAAAGACTAACAGGAAGGTCTACGGAAAGAAAGTTCGGGTTCTCCGCACTATCTACGTAGTACTCTTGAAGGCTTTGCGTAGATGAGCATGCTGTAAAAAGCAATGCAATAAATAATCCTAATATGGGTGGTGTTCTTTTCATGATGTTTCGGTTTCAAATATTCTTAAAATACATAGCGTGCACACGGCGCAGTCTCTATTTTCCTCTTTCTGCATGGTTCAACTCCTTAGGTAGGTCCATCTTATTGGTCAACGAACCGATTTTCCGCAAATCGATGTTTCCGGTCAAGGTGACCAAAATGGTTTCCAATTTACGACCATTGATGTCGAGATCGGTATTTTCGAAACCCGATACGAACATGAG
Protein-coding regions in this window:
- a CDS encoding DUF4252 domain-containing protein, whose translation is MKRTPPILGLFIALLFTACSSTQSLQEYYVDSAENPNFLSVDLPVSLLNLKKADLSGEEKEALESLNKMNVLAFKKDDTNEDAYTTEKTKVKAILKNPEFNELMKMNTPYGKATIKYLGEDDAIDEVIIYGDSKEKGFVLVRVLGNDMNPAHLAKFLKTLEKSDYKGEGLDAIGEFLKG